In the Quercus lobata isolate SW786 chromosome 5, ValleyOak3.0 Primary Assembly, whole genome shotgun sequence genome, one interval contains:
- the LOC115990365 gene encoding uncharacterized protein LOC115990365 → MDLICIYGGENGVADISGRMRRSFLEESNTEVEPNATLILAANKTHRIDPFANFTYYEGGWNITNEHYLYSVAYTGVPLLATAATWFLIFGLCSLILCCCCCCRRQKKSYGYSRIAYALSLILLILFSITAITGSGFLYTAQGKFQVSTTNILEYLLNQADTTVEKLKDVLVNLVAAKEVGVGQNFLPPDIQSNIDILGNMTNISAMIPKIKTQQSSKQIQNVLLPVRQVLNIIAASMLLLALLGFMFSVFGLQCFVYILMIIGWILVTGTFILCGISLVLHNIVADTCVSMDQWVENPTAHSALSEVLPCMDNATANDILSISKHVTFLMVGIVNQFITNVANNDVPPNAGPFYYNQSGPLVPILCNPLNFDNTDRRCTAGEMDLSNATQVWGNYVCNVLPSGMCTSMGRLTPTSYGQMQAAVNVSYTLYHYGPFLVDLVDCNFVRETFSDISEDHCPGLRRYSYRIYVGLVMVSAAVMLSMIFWLVYARERRHRVYAKKFTPKIYSQGV, encoded by the exons atgGATCTAATTTGCATATATGGAGGTGAAAACGGTGTTGCTGACATTTCAGGGCGAATGAGGAGGTCTTTTCTCGAGGAAAGCAATACTGAAGTTGAACCTAACGCTACCCTGATATTAGCTGCTAACAAAACACACAGGATAGACCCTTTTGCCAATTTTACTTACTACGAGGGTGGATGGAATATTACTAATGAACATTATCTTTAT TCAGTTGCATATACTGGTGTTCCTCTTCTTGCCACTGCTGCAACATGGTTTTTGATATTCGGCCTATGCTCGTTAATCctctgctgctgctgctgttgccGCAGACAGAAGAAGTCTTATGGCTATTCTCGAATTGCTTATGCACTTTCTCTTATCCTCCTTATACTTTTCTCCATCACTGCTAT AACAGGAAGTGGTTTTCTGTACACTGCGCAGGGAAAGTTCCAAGTCAGTACAACAAATATATTGGAATATCTTCTCAACCAAGCAGATACCACTGTTGAGAAGTTAAAGGATGTATTGGTTAATCTTGTTGCAGCTAAAGAAGTCGGAGTTGGTCAAAATTTTCTACCTCCTGATATCCAGAGTAATATTGACATACTGGGAAATATGACAAATATTTCTGCTATGATTCCTAAAATTAAGACACAGCAGAGttcaaaacaaatacaaaatgtCTTGCTTCCTGT GAGGCAGGTTCTTAACATTATTGCCGCTTCAATGCTACTATTAGCCCTTCTTGGTTTCA tgttttcagttttcggTCTGCAGTGTTTCGTGTACAT ATTAATGATCATAGGGTGGATTCTTGTGACGGGCACATTTATTTTGTGTGGCATATCTCTTGTCCTCCATAA CATTGTAGCAGACACGTGTGTTTCAATGGATCAATGGGTCGAAAACCCCACAGCTCATTCAGCCCTAAGTGAAGTTCTCCCTTGCATGGACAATGCAACAGCAAATGACATCTTGTCTATAAGCAAACATGTCACCTTCCTAATGGTTGGTATCGTGAACCAGTTCATAACTAATGTGGCCAACAATGATGTACCCCCAAATGCTGGACCTTTTTATTACAATCAGTCTGGTCCTTTGGTGCCCATCCTTTGTAATCcattaaattttgataacaCTGATCGGAGATGCACTGCTGGTGAAATGGACTTGAGTAATGCAACCCAG GTGTGGGGGAATTATGTTTGCAATGTGTTACCATCTGGTATGTGCACCAGCATGGGCCGATTGACGCCTACATCTTACGGCCAGATGCAAGCCGCTGTAAATGTGAGTTATACATTGTATCATTATGGGCCCTTCCTTGTTGACCTTGTAGACTGCAACTTTGTTAGAGAAACTTTCAGTGACATAAGTGAGGATCACTGTCCGGGACTAAGGCGCTATAGTTATAGGATCTATGTTGGGTTGGTTATGGTCTCAGCTGCAGTTATGCTTTCTATGATCTTCTGGCTAGTCTATGCAAGAGAGAGACGGCATCGAGtctatgccaaaaaatttaCTCCAAAAATTTATTCTCAAGGAGTATGA